Proteins co-encoded in one Pogona vitticeps strain Pit_001003342236 chromosome 9, PviZW2.1, whole genome shotgun sequence genomic window:
- the IRGC gene encoding interferon-inducible GTPase 5 isoform X1, which produces MAARQPDKMEHCPKRPRLDPMADQTPAAIKQHAPDFDEYDIITEEDIEGIKDALKEGKMAEAASRIMENLQALENATLDIAVTGESGSGKSTFVNAVRGLGDEDDESAPTGVVETTVVPTPYPHPKHPNVTVWDLPGIGTPDFKSSTYLEQVNFSRYDFFILIASERFKSNHAQLAREIQQMGKRFYFVRSKVDADLEATRKRRPRAYNEEAILKEIRDNCQACLENEGVAAPQVFLLSSWELNKYEFMRLEETLAKELPSHKRHAFLLALPNISLEILQKKKEALQKQIWKLATVSCGIAAVPIPGLSVACDIAILVKSLSGYRESFGLDEESLAKLAEKVGKPLEEIKEAIKSPLAKEISKDVVVKMLTKAGGGALMFTEYLVSTIPVFGSAAAGGISFATTYYMLRSFLNEVAGDAQNVLIKAFESDV; this is translated from the exons ATGGCCGCCAGGCAACCTGACAAAATGGAGCATTGCCCCAAAAG GCCTCGACTAGATCCTATGGCAGATCAAACTCCAGCTGCTATAAAACAACATGCCCCTGATTTTGATGAATACGACATCATCACCGAAGAGGACATTGAAGGCATTAAGGATGCTCTCAAAGAAGGGAAGATGGCCGAAGCAGCCTCCAGGATTATGGAAAACCTGCAAGCCTTGGAAAATGCTACTCTGGACATTGCAGTCACTGGGGAATCTGGTTCAGGGAAGTCAACGTTTGTCAACGCCGTTCGCGGTCTAGGGGACGAAGATGACGAATCAGCCCCTACTGGGGTGGTGGAGACCACAGTGGTGCCTACTCCTTATCCCCACCCTAAGCACCCTAATGTGACCGTGTGGGATCTGCCGGGGATTGGCACGCCAGACTTCAAATCCAGCACTTACCTGGAGCAGGTAAACTTTTCCCGTTACGACTTCTTCATCCTCATCGCTTCCGAGCGCTTCAAGTCCAACCACGCCCAGCTGGCACGTGAGATCCAGCAGATGGGCAAACGCTTCTACTTTGTGCGCTCCAAAGTGGACGCGGACCTGGAGGCCACCAGGAAGCGCCGGCCGCGAGCCTACAACGAAGAGGCGATCTTGAAGGAGATCCGAGACAACTGCCAGGCGTGTCTGGAGAACGAAGGGGTGGCTGCTCCCCAGGTGTTTCTCCTGTCCAGCTGGGAATTAAACAAGTACGAGTTCATGCGTCTAGAGGAGACCTTGGCGAAGGAGCTGCCGAGTCACAAGAGGCACGCCTTCCTTCTCGCCCTACCCAACATCTCTTTAGAAATCctacagaagaagaaagaggctTTGCAGAAGCAGATCTGGAAACTGGCCACTGTCTCCTGCGGCATCGCGGCCGTGCCCATCCCGGGCCTCTCTGTGGCTTGTGACATAGCGATCCTGGTCAAGAGTCTCTCGGGATATCGTGAGAGCTTCGGCCTGGATGAAGAGTCTCTCGCCAAGCTGGCCGAAAAGGTTGGCAAGCCTTTGGAAGAGATCAAAGAAGCGATCAAGTCCCCCCTCGCCAAAGAGATCTCCAAGGACGTGGTGGTGAAGATGCTAACCAAGGCTGGTGGTGGCGCCTTGATGTTCACCGAGTATTTAGTCAGCACAATCCCCGTATTTGGCTCCGCGGCAGCTGGCGGGATCTCCTTTGCAACTACTTACTATATGCTCCGAAGCTTCCTAAACGAGGTGGCAGGAGATGCTCAAAACGTGCTCATTAAGGCCTTCGAATCTGATGTGTGA
- the IRGC gene encoding interferon-inducible GTPase 5 isoform X2, translating into MADQTPAAIKQHAPDFDEYDIITEEDIEGIKDALKEGKMAEAASRIMENLQALENATLDIAVTGESGSGKSTFVNAVRGLGDEDDESAPTGVVETTVVPTPYPHPKHPNVTVWDLPGIGTPDFKSSTYLEQVNFSRYDFFILIASERFKSNHAQLAREIQQMGKRFYFVRSKVDADLEATRKRRPRAYNEEAILKEIRDNCQACLENEGVAAPQVFLLSSWELNKYEFMRLEETLAKELPSHKRHAFLLALPNISLEILQKKKEALQKQIWKLATVSCGIAAVPIPGLSVACDIAILVKSLSGYRESFGLDEESLAKLAEKVGKPLEEIKEAIKSPLAKEISKDVVVKMLTKAGGGALMFTEYLVSTIPVFGSAAAGGISFATTYYMLRSFLNEVAGDAQNVLIKAFESDV; encoded by the coding sequence ATGGCAGATCAAACTCCAGCTGCTATAAAACAACATGCCCCTGATTTTGATGAATACGACATCATCACCGAAGAGGACATTGAAGGCATTAAGGATGCTCTCAAAGAAGGGAAGATGGCCGAAGCAGCCTCCAGGATTATGGAAAACCTGCAAGCCTTGGAAAATGCTACTCTGGACATTGCAGTCACTGGGGAATCTGGTTCAGGGAAGTCAACGTTTGTCAACGCCGTTCGCGGTCTAGGGGACGAAGATGACGAATCAGCCCCTACTGGGGTGGTGGAGACCACAGTGGTGCCTACTCCTTATCCCCACCCTAAGCACCCTAATGTGACCGTGTGGGATCTGCCGGGGATTGGCACGCCAGACTTCAAATCCAGCACTTACCTGGAGCAGGTAAACTTTTCCCGTTACGACTTCTTCATCCTCATCGCTTCCGAGCGCTTCAAGTCCAACCACGCCCAGCTGGCACGTGAGATCCAGCAGATGGGCAAACGCTTCTACTTTGTGCGCTCCAAAGTGGACGCGGACCTGGAGGCCACCAGGAAGCGCCGGCCGCGAGCCTACAACGAAGAGGCGATCTTGAAGGAGATCCGAGACAACTGCCAGGCGTGTCTGGAGAACGAAGGGGTGGCTGCTCCCCAGGTGTTTCTCCTGTCCAGCTGGGAATTAAACAAGTACGAGTTCATGCGTCTAGAGGAGACCTTGGCGAAGGAGCTGCCGAGTCACAAGAGGCACGCCTTCCTTCTCGCCCTACCCAACATCTCTTTAGAAATCctacagaagaagaaagaggctTTGCAGAAGCAGATCTGGAAACTGGCCACTGTCTCCTGCGGCATCGCGGCCGTGCCCATCCCGGGCCTCTCTGTGGCTTGTGACATAGCGATCCTGGTCAAGAGTCTCTCGGGATATCGTGAGAGCTTCGGCCTGGATGAAGAGTCTCTCGCCAAGCTGGCCGAAAAGGTTGGCAAGCCTTTGGAAGAGATCAAAGAAGCGATCAAGTCCCCCCTCGCCAAAGAGATCTCCAAGGACGTGGTGGTGAAGATGCTAACCAAGGCTGGTGGTGGCGCCTTGATGTTCACCGAGTATTTAGTCAGCACAATCCCCGTATTTGGCTCCGCGGCAGCTGGCGGGATCTCCTTTGCAACTACTTACTATATGCTCCGAAGCTTCCTAAACGAGGTGGCAGGAGATGCTCAAAACGTGCTCATTAAGGCCTTCGAATCTGATGTGTGA